The proteins below are encoded in one region of Ochotona princeps isolate mOchPri1 chromosome 24, mOchPri1.hap1, whole genome shotgun sequence:
- the BUD31 gene encoding protein BUD31 homolog, which translates to MPKVKRSRKAPPDGWELIEPTLDELDQKMREAETEPHEGKRKVESLWPIFRIHHQKTRYIFDLFYKRKAISRELYEYCIKEGYADKNLIAKWKKQGYENLCCLRCIQTRDTNFGTNCICRVPKSKLEVGRIIECTHCGCRGCSG; encoded by the exons ATGCCTAAAGTGAAAAGAAGCCGTAAAGCTCCTCCGGATGGCTGGGAGCTGATCGAGCCAACCCTGGATGAGTTAGATCAGAAGATGAGAGAAG CTGAGACAGAACCTCATGAGGGGAAGAGGAAAGTGGAATCGCTGTGGCCCATCTTCAGGATCCACCACCAGAAAACCCGCTACATCTTTGACCTCTTCTACAAACGGAAAGCCATCAGCAGAG AACTCTATGAATACTGTATTAAAGAAGGCTACGCAGACAAAAACCTGATTGCAAAATGGAAGAAACAAGGCTATGAGAATTTATGCTGCCTGCGGTGCATCCAGACACGGGACACCAATTTTGGAACAAATTGCATTTGCCGGGTCCCAAAAAGCAAGCTGGAAGTG GGCCGCATCATCGAGTGCACGCACTGTGGCTGCCGGGGCTGCTCTGGCTGA